The Polyangiaceae bacterium genomic interval GGCTTTTCTGGGAAGTTTCTGGACCAGTTCTAGGAGCTTTCTAGGGGCGTTCTAGGAGCACTCTAGGCAAGTTCTACGGCAAGCCGCACGGCAAGTGCCGCGGCAAGTCCACGGCAAGCTCGCGGCAAGTTACGGCAAGCTGCGGCAAGCAGACCGGGAGGGGCTACGGGAAGAGCCGCACGTGAACCGTGGAAAGCAGGCTTACGGCCTACTTGGGCGCAAACCATTGGGGAGACGAGTGGATGACCAATGGATTTGAGTGGTTTTCCTGGTCCCCAGGGGGGGCATAGCTCGCGACATATTCGGGGGGTATGGGGGGCGGGTGTTGTTACCGCGCGAGCACTCCGCGGAGCGGATCGCGGTCGAACATGGTCCCCGCGCGGATGTATCGGCGGAGCATCCCGTCACTGTTGTGCCGTGTGACGCGCGAGATCTCCGCCATGTGCGCCCCAACGCTTGCCGCGGTCGTCGCGAACCCTGCGCGCAGAGAGTGCCCCGCGAGGGTGTGCGGATTGAGCCCTACCCGTTTGGCAGCACGCTTGACCACTTCGGCCACGTGACGTGAGGCGAGAGCATCGAGCCCCACGCGCCCCCAACGCGAGACGGAGCGGAAGATCGGCCCGTCGATGATGCGCGCAGCATCGAGCCACGCGCGCAACCCTGCGACGGGGCAAAGGGGACCTGGGGCGGCATGGATCGGCACTTCTACGCCGCGTCCTTCTTGATCGCCTTTCGAACGTGCGACGAGCACGACGATCCCACGAGCGTGCCACGCGACGTGCGCGACATGGAGCGCGACGAGCTCGGAGCGTCGCAAGGCCGCGCCAAATCCAATGAGCAACAAAGCGCGGTCACGCAGGCCAGAAAGATCGGGCGGTAGCGCGTCGATCATCTCGTGAAGCTCATACGCACCAAGCGCGGCTTTGCCTTGCGGTCGCGTCCCACGACGAGCACGGATGCCCGCGCGCACGTCACGCACGACAGGATCGTTTGTGGGCAAAGGAAGTCGTGCGGCTCGATGACGATCGACGATCGCGGCAAGCGTGATGTCCATCGTTGACGTTCCAAGTCCTTCCTTGTCGAGATGCGCGAGGTACGCCGCGACGACGAGCGGCGATGCTGGTAGCGCGCACGCACCGTGCTCGTGTGCGTACGCGTTCCACTGCTCCCACGCGCGAGCGTACGAGCGGCGCGTATTGTCCGCGCGCGCGTGCTGCGCGTGCTCCGCGGCGCGTAGCACGTCGTCTGCCAGGCCGGGCGAGAGGTCCAACGTTGCGGGTTTGTCGACGGCAAGAAGTGCACTCGATGCCATGCCGTTTCGTTACACGAAACGAG includes:
- a CDS encoding tyrosine-type recombinase/integrase, yielding MASSALLAVDKPATLDLSPGLADDVLRAAEHAQHARADNTRRSYARAWEQWNAYAHEHGACALPASPLVVAAYLAHLDKEGLGTSTMDITLAAIVDRHRAARLPLPTNDPVVRDVRAGIRARRGTRPQGKAALGAYELHEMIDALPPDLSGLRDRALLLIGFGAALRRSELVALHVAHVAWHARGIVVLVARSKGDQEGRGVEVPIHAAPGPLCPVAGLRAWLDAARIIDGPIFRSVSRWGRVGLDALASRHVAEVVKRAAKRVGLNPHTLAGHSLRAGFATTAASVGAHMAEISRVTRHNSDGMLRRYIRAGTMFDRDPLRGVLAR